Proteins from a genomic interval of Salinarchaeum sp. Harcht-Bsk1:
- a CDS encoding S26 family signal peptidase: MSDSGGPDPHRGDDVSSDAQDADDAASVAPKGDGASAQPPDAGPPPRAGRAATVPDPSERPILWYLKTERPLVVASRDILSSVLLVTILGLALFAVSGVWPPLVAVESGSMEPNMQRGDLVLVVEEDRFSSRLADEHGIVTAAAASGTEHEQFGEPGSVIVYRPNGEGGTPIIHRVAFAVDEGDNWVAMADSAHLGNVDECTDVASCPADYDGYITRGDANAQYDQVAGQSTVVKPGWIRGRAVSRTPYLGCIRLALSEGGVCGA, translated from the coding sequence ATGAGTGACTCCGGGGGCCCAGACCCCCACCGGGGCGACGACGTGAGTTCCGACGCTCAAGACGCAGACGACGCCGCGAGCGTCGCACCCAAAGGCGACGGAGCGAGTGCGCAACCCCCGGACGCGGGGCCGCCGCCCCGCGCTGGAAGGGCAGCAACTGTCCCGGATCCATCCGAGCGGCCGATCCTGTGGTACCTCAAGACGGAGCGGCCGCTCGTCGTCGCCTCAAGGGACATCCTTTCGAGCGTCCTGCTGGTCACGATCCTCGGACTCGCGCTGTTCGCCGTCAGCGGGGTCTGGCCACCGCTCGTCGCCGTCGAGAGCGGTAGCATGGAGCCGAACATGCAACGCGGCGATCTGGTCCTCGTCGTCGAGGAGGATCGATTCAGCTCAAGATTGGCCGACGAGCACGGGATCGTCACCGCGGCAGCAGCGAGTGGCACGGAACACGAACAGTTCGGGGAGCCGGGGAGCGTGATCGTCTATCGGCCGAACGGCGAGGGCGGTACGCCGATCATCCACCGCGTCGCGTTCGCCGTCGACGAGGGCGACAACTGGGTCGCGATGGCGGATTCGGCCCACCTCGGCAACGTCGACGAGTGTACCGACGTCGCGAGTTGTCCGGCCGACTACGACGGCTACATCACGCGCGGTGACGCGAACGCCCAGTACGACCAGGTCGCCGGCCAGAGCACTGTCGTCAAACCGGGATGGATCCGCGGCCGGGCGGTCTCGCGGACGCCGTATCTCGGCTGCATCCGGCTCGCGCTCTCCGAAGGCGGGGTCTGTGGAGCCTGA